In Lodderomyces elongisporus chromosome 2, complete sequence, the following proteins share a genomic window:
- the NPR2 gene encoding Nitrogen permease regulator 2 (BUSCO:EOG09262H34): MYMETVNHGMSDGFIPIISIFYAVFHPIEGTKIVHQFPPNLIATSKKKANVSTGVEAGPGEEEQPQQQQQEKEQEKEKEEEEEEEEEEREERDEETNEFSNENSQSLFDFDTVKNYVIPKPQLCNRLISFKIDKLKVIGYPVHMVNEQYARNSFSFNFCFVFSYETGDVKPYESAIRRMGHMFGVLEEQNRLLSKLDKDNSFYKSLEQLQKEKKSSTSLNSANSDVFGVESLDNRLNEPGHAKTKEISLSSIESLITQIYQDLNNYSECCIPLDNSNSVDIKLFPILPAPVNLKAFQVPIATVKLRSLVDVNWDPTMVKILPYIDGVNSLKRISELADADYLITKQCIQHLMHYKCIEIIDIFQFNNIYAPTNRIGEFLKSDGKIAEQCQAYVVANDDVRQSPSAYTPMNHYYNQHNHSPRAFSEVASTTSSSPGYFKHIPSGSMSPYSKNSYLSTKSPGNFASAYLDIKIPTKTDLFFLYRSLNQGQTVKEWYLQHKNLFHNIDVRRFINFGVLRGLIYRVYSYPVLNAITRMVESGESPEPEHFLNHLKRRRIEKSKRSDRLESLEKRLVMRSRTEGNMRNAVNEQTLVTEPRRRVSFASVVDKNGKRTAIFGHGNTIGNTTSTVTNRPLNEAIAEDESESSNSDDDDDEEEGGGGGGARKKFTIPKPLSNPLLKRAHRFSSSSNLYENNDQTQIIGGGDEGEGEGESEGKGADGDEDVMTEQEEEEMTFLIKMLIGFQHFDSICTELQKSRSEVEEMIKRFGSFTVVNS, encoded by the exons ATGTATATGGAAACTGTTAAT catGGAATGTCTGATGGGTTTATACCAATAATTAGTATCTTCTACGCGGTGTTCCACCCAATTGaaggaacaaaaatagTCCATCAGTTTCCACCTAACTTGATTGCAacttcaaagaaaaaagcaaatgTGAGCACCGGAGTAGAGGCCGGCCcaggagaagaagagcaacctcagcaacaacaacaagaaaaagaacaagaaaaagaaaaagaagaagaagaggaagaggaagaggaagaaagggAGGAAAGAGACGAAGAAACCAATGAGTTCAGTAACGAAAACAGTCAGAGTTTATTCGACTTTGACACTGTCAAAAACTACGTTATACCCAAACCACAATTATGCAATCGTCTTATTTCATTCAAGATTGATAAACTAAAGGTTATTGGGTACCCAGTACACATGGTGAATGAGCAATATGCGAGAAACTCATTTAGCTTTAATTTCTGCTTTGTATTTTCCTACGAGACTGGAGATGTGAAACCATACGAGTCTGCTATTCGGCGGATGGGGCACATGTTTGGCGTATTGGAGGAACAGAATAGACTATTGAGCAAATTGGATAAGGACAATTCTTTTTACAAGAGTTTGGAACAAttacaaaaggaaaagaaatcgTCTACATCATTGAATAGTGCCAACCTGGATGTCTTTGGAGTTGAGAGTTTAGACAATAGGCTAAATGAACCAGGCCATGCAAAGACAAAGGAAATCTCACTATCATCGATTGAGTCGTTGATTACACAAATCTACCAGGATTTGAATAATTACTCAGAGTGTTGTATACCATTGGACAATTCAAACTCTGTGGATATCAAATTGTTTCCCATATTACCTGCACCAGTAAACCTCAAAGCTTTTCAAGTGCCGATTGCCACGGTAAAGCTTCGATCCTTGGTCGATGTTAATTGGGACCCAACAATGGTCAAGATATTGCCCTACATTGATGGTGTCAACTCACTCAAAAGAATCAGCGAGCTTGCAGATGCCGATTACCTCATCACCAAGCAATGCATTCAACATCTCATGCACTACAAGTGTATCGAAATAATTGATATCTTCCAGTTTAACAATATTTATGCTCCAACAAATAGGATTGGCGAGTTTTTAAAAAGCGATGGAAAAATCGCCGAACAATGCCAAGCATATGTTGTAGCAAACGACGATGTACGACAATCTCCCTCAGCATACACACCAATGAATCATTACTATAACCAACACAATCATTCGCCAAGAGCGTTTAGTGAGGTGGCGTCGACGACTTCTTCATCGCCAGGCTACTTTAAACACATCCCCTCGGGATCAATGTCGCCATATTCCAAGAATAGCTATCTCTCGACAAAATCTCCCGGTAATTTTGCTTCTGCATACTTGGATATAAAAATCCCAACAAAGACagatttgttctttttgtatCGTTCATTGAATCAAGGACAAACAGTAAAAGAATGGTATTTGCAACATAAAAATTTGTTTCATAACATTGACGTGCGGCGGTTCATAAACTTTGGAGTGCTACGTGGCCTCATCTATCGGGTCTATTCGTATCCCGTGTTGAATGCAATCACTAGAATGGTTGAGAGTGGCGAGCTGCCTGAACCAGAGCATTTCTTGAACCATTTAAAACGgagaagaattgaaaaactgAAGAGACTGGATAGATTAGAGAGCTTGGAGAAGAGATTGGTAATGCGGTCTAGAACCGAGGGAAATATGAGAAATGCAGTAAATGAGCAAACTTTGGTTACTGAGccaagaagaagagttaGTTTTGCTTCGGTTGTTGATAAGAATGGAAAACGTACCGCTATTTTTGGTCATGGTAACACAATTGGTAACACTACCAGCACCGTTACCAACAGACCATTAAATGAGGCTATTGCAGAAGATGAAAGTGAGCTGTCAAATAGtgatgacgacgatgatgaggaagaaggaggaggaggaggaggagcaagaaaaaaatttacaatTCCCAAACCCCTTTCCAATCCGTTGTTGAAAAGAGCCCATagattttcttcttcatccaaTCTATATGAAAACAATGACCAAACGCAAattattggtggtggtgatgaagGTGAGGGTGAGGGTGAGAGTGAGGGTAAAGGTGCAGATGGAGATGAGGATGTTATGACGgaacaagaagagga